In one window of Amblyomma americanum isolate KBUSLIRL-KWMA chromosome 9, ASM5285725v1, whole genome shotgun sequence DNA:
- the LOC144104338 gene encoding uncharacterized protein LOC144104338 isoform X1: MEKQKGIAKKTILYRDLPGGPRKLEFVQEISLRWLCPVCRMLSLSMYQDPGGHTFCGTCLHTFIDKFGKDCVYCRLCCKHVNIDKMYQALHPLTELRELYVDCPNRPQCRVKIPLEDLKAHYVVCKPEVKCSVCCQGVRSTDWDEHKSCCEKGSDPRETVKGPAYKPESQTTVPSNSLKFSGSNDEYSAQFGIPPVSRNAPQSSGTPSEATQSDVLPQPQPSASSSSPRSLSPQNHSAAGETTKKSLLCEHCRRPVQEVNMPRHLEKCSEAPKTCAYCDRRLPKQDMATTCAALRTSEPETKDGNTKAQGSCTLEKIPELPTLALSDEDMKTWHDAFEEHLSMLRINDNHRKYQLLLSALAPDIIQKVGKSETYPPPGREYKWLVELLFQLSSSARRKKYFQDIIKKKLNQERKLWRNIFSTV, encoded by the exons ATGGAAAAACAAAAGGGCATTGCGAAGAAAACAATATTGTACAGAGATCTTCCAGGTGGTCCGAGAAAGTTAGAATTCGTGCAAGAAATAAGCCTCCGCTGGCTGTGCCCGGTGTGCCGCATGCTTTCTTTGTCCATGTACCAAGACCCTGGGGGCCACACGTTCTGCGGCACATGTCTGCACACCTTCATCGACAAATTTGGCAAAGATTGCGTCTACTGTCGGCTCTGCTGCAAGCACGTCAATATAGATAAG ATGTATCAAGCACTCCATCCACTCACAGAGCTTCGTGAGCTTTACGTGGACTGCCCAAACAGACCCCAATGCAGAGTAAAAATTCCACTCGAGGATCTGAAG GCTCACTATGTCGTTTGCAAGCCTGAAGTGAAGTGCTCCGTGTGTTGCCAAGGCGTCCGATCCACTGACTGGGATGAGCATAAGTCTTGTTGTGAAAAAGGAAGCGATCCCAGAGAGACAGTAAAG GGCCCAGCATACAAACCAGAAAGCCAGACTACTGTACCCAGTAATTCACTCAAATTTTCTGGGTCAAACGATGAATACTCTGCGCAGTTTGGAATTCCACCTGTCTCTAGAAATGCTCCTCAGTCCAGTGGTACACCTTCTGAAGCCACGCAGAGTGATGTCCTTCCGCAGCCACAGCCATCTGCGAGTTCTAGTAGCCCCCGCTCGTTGAGCCCACAA AATCACAGTGCCGCAGGGGAAACCACCAAAAAATCATTGCTTTGCGAACACTGCCGGAGGCCTGTGCAAGAAGTCAACATGCCGCGTCACTTAGAAAAGTGTTCCGAAGCTCCGAAGACGTGCGCTTACTGTGACAGAAGACTACCGAAACAGGATATGGCG ACGACCTGTGCCGCGCTGCGAACATCGGAACCCGAAACAAAGGATGGGAACACCAAGGCACAAGGAAGCTGTACCCTGGAAAAAATCCCAGAGTTGCCTACGCTTGCCCTGTCAGACGAAGACATGAAAACCTGGCACGATGCTTTCGAAGAACACTTATCCATGCTGAGAATTAACGATAACCACCGAAAATACCAACTTTTGTTGTCAGCCCTCGCTCCAGATATCATTCAAAAAGTGGGAAAAAGTGAAACGTACCCTCCGCCAGGTCGGGAATATAAGTGGCTTGTCGAACTTCTTTTCCAGCTGAGTTCATCTGCGAGGAGAAAGAAATATTTTCAAGATATAATTAAAAAAAAGCTCAACCAGGAAAGGAAGCTCTGGAGAAATATATTCTCTACTGTGTGA
- the LOC144104338 gene encoding TNF receptor-associated factor 2-like isoform X2, producing MEKQKGIAKKTILYRDLPGGPRKLEFVQEISLRWLCPVCRMLSLSMYQDPGGHTFCGTCLHTFIDKFGKDCVYCRLCCKHVNIDKMYQALHPLTELRELYVDCPNRPQCRVKIPLEDLKAHYVVCKPEVKCSVCCQGVRSTDWDEHKSCCEKGSDPRETVKNHSAAGETTKKSLLCEHCRRPVQEVNMPRHLEKCSEAPKTCAYCDRRLPKQDMATTCAALRTSEPETKDGNTKAQGSCTLEKIPELPTLALSDEDMKTWHDAFEEHLSMLRINDNHRKYQLLLSALAPDIIQKVGKSETYPPPGREYKWLVELLFQLSSSARRKKYFQDIIKKKLNQERKLWRNIFSTV from the exons ATGGAAAAACAAAAGGGCATTGCGAAGAAAACAATATTGTACAGAGATCTTCCAGGTGGTCCGAGAAAGTTAGAATTCGTGCAAGAAATAAGCCTCCGCTGGCTGTGCCCGGTGTGCCGCATGCTTTCTTTGTCCATGTACCAAGACCCTGGGGGCCACACGTTCTGCGGCACATGTCTGCACACCTTCATCGACAAATTTGGCAAAGATTGCGTCTACTGTCGGCTCTGCTGCAAGCACGTCAATATAGATAAG ATGTATCAAGCACTCCATCCACTCACAGAGCTTCGTGAGCTTTACGTGGACTGCCCAAACAGACCCCAATGCAGAGTAAAAATTCCACTCGAGGATCTGAAG GCTCACTATGTCGTTTGCAAGCCTGAAGTGAAGTGCTCCGTGTGTTGCCAAGGCGTCCGATCCACTGACTGGGATGAGCATAAGTCTTGTTGTGAAAAAGGAAGCGATCCCAGAGAGACAGTAAAG AATCACAGTGCCGCAGGGGAAACCACCAAAAAATCATTGCTTTGCGAACACTGCCGGAGGCCTGTGCAAGAAGTCAACATGCCGCGTCACTTAGAAAAGTGTTCCGAAGCTCCGAAGACGTGCGCTTACTGTGACAGAAGACTACCGAAACAGGATATGGCG ACGACCTGTGCCGCGCTGCGAACATCGGAACCCGAAACAAAGGATGGGAACACCAAGGCACAAGGAAGCTGTACCCTGGAAAAAATCCCAGAGTTGCCTACGCTTGCCCTGTCAGACGAAGACATGAAAACCTGGCACGATGCTTTCGAAGAACACTTATCCATGCTGAGAATTAACGATAACCACCGAAAATACCAACTTTTGTTGTCAGCCCTCGCTCCAGATATCATTCAAAAAGTGGGAAAAAGTGAAACGTACCCTCCGCCAGGTCGGGAATATAAGTGGCTTGTCGAACTTCTTTTCCAGCTGAGTTCATCTGCGAGGAGAAAGAAATATTTTCAAGATATAATTAAAAAAAAGCTCAACCAGGAAAGGAAGCTCTGGAGAAATATATTCTCTACTGTGTGA